Below is a genomic region from Prunus persica cultivar Lovell chromosome G3, Prunus_persica_NCBIv2, whole genome shotgun sequence.
GGGAGGGTTTTGAAGCTCAACTCGATCGACCACGAGGATGGCTTAGCCTGGAAGGAATTTGATGTATTGATCTTCAACACATGGCACTGGTGGCTCCATACGGGAAGAAAACAACCGTGAGATAAATAATTGAATTGTTTATAGTTTTCAtgctaaattattttatataattttagtgATAGATCACTTATTTTCTCGtaattaatcaaattgaaTATGGTTGGTTGTGTAAATGTATGCATGGCAGGTGGGAATTTATTCAAGATGGAAACACTTTACGTCAAGACATGGATCGCTTTGTTGCCTATGAGAAAGCCTTAAGAACTTGGGCTCGGTGGGTGGACAAAAATGTTGATCCTACTAAAACCAAAGTCTTCTTCCAGAGCATTTCACCGACTCATTGGAAGTAAGTTCACAAATATAATGTTGAGCCTTAGTCTCATAAATTGGTTAATATACATATCTACTCTTTTTTAGTTCAACGGTGCAACTTTTGAGTTATAGAAGAGGATAACCCTCCCTTCTTTTAAAAGGGTATCAAATTGTGCCGTACATAGATAAAAAATCGGAATTCAAAACCTCcttcaacaaaataataattaaatatcacTAAGAGCATGTCTAATGGGATTGATCTTGCCTAGGTTAGGTCCAGATTTGGtctcaaatgaaaaaaaaatcactttctAATGCATGTGTTTGACCTAGTCCAGTTTAGCCTAAGACAAGATAAGGAGCTGGTATTATCCACCTGCTGGCTCGGACAAAATAAGGGACCTATTGCcaatttttgaaaagaaaaaaaggagcaGCCAAAGCTGACTCAAACAACCATTGAGAAATTGCCATGTGGCGCTCTCAAATGCAACAGCCCAACGGCTAGTTGCATTCCTCACAACTCTATAATAACCTAACCATTTGTTCATATCTCAATTACTCCAAACATTTCTActtgtttgtcttttttcattttgctcAAAATTGTTGTTCCAAAGTATGGCTCAAAATtgtttctaaaaataaatttttgtgttgcttttcttatgctttgatttttatcacaaataaaataataataaatttaaataacaaGTTTTGAGTTTTAGCCTTTAACCCCTCATCACCACTAGAACCACAAAATTTGAGAGGCTAGATTTTGTGAATGGTACCATTTTGAGGGGCTAAAACAGCACCTAGCCCCTTGCACTTGCATTAGACATGCTCTAACTAAACCAAATGATCATTGACggcccaaaaatatatatatggagtCTCTCCATGTATTGGAGTACCACAAGATCAAATTAAGACTATTTGAAATGTTATGTTAacttgcatgtaattgttggttgttttaaattgttacTAAAATTAAAGATGATCATGTTGTGAAAATCAGCGCAAGTTTTTGGGGAAACCCAGAAGGAAGGAACTGCACAGCAGAAACAAGGCCACTGGCAGAGCAACCATACCCAAGAAGTCCACACCCAGCACAAGTGATTGTGGAGAGAGTTTTGAGAGGCATGTCAAAGCCAGTCAACTTGCTTAATGTGACAGCTCTGTCACGGCTAAGAAAAGACGGTCACCCTTCTATATATGGCAATGAAGGCCACCGTGGCATGGATTGTAGCCACTGGTGTCTTCCTGGAGTTCCTGACACTTGGAACCTGCTCCTATACACTGAGCTCATTCgaaactgaaatattatttcattacTTTGGGAATAATTATAAGCTGTTTTTGcctaataaacaaaaaatatcatGTCAAATATTTGGTTATTGTTACGATGAATATATagtctttcttttatttcagttttattgctttggattttatatgtatgtttcttcttttgtttttttgggaagataaagaaaaaaaaaaacctcaaaacgAGATACATAGTGGTTTGGCTTTGAGACGGTTATGTGATTCTGCCTCACCAATAATTAAGAAAGTTCTTAATTATTTGATCAAATAAAAGGATAATCCAGACTCATAAGAAcaagtaaaataaaagaaaatgggcTGCAACTACCATATCATGAACAAGGGAAATcaattcttcaaattttacttcataaaaagagaagaactTGCGTGTAACCGGAATGTCATCGTATCAGTATCCTAATACTATCGCACATTTTTATGTTGAAAAGTTAAAGTACATGATAATAGATGATGAGCTTATGATACCGTTACGCTAGATTGGAAGAGTCGTATTCGCCTTATTTGCTTCCTTCTTTTAGTAGAGAGTTGAACCCGCATCAACTTGTTCGGCTTCTTTATCATGCAATTGAGTCCTCACCTCAACAGGGGATAGTTGAAGTTTCTTTGCTCAGCCATTGAGTCTCGATTAGTTAGTGAGTGCCTCAAAGGTATACTAGAGTGATAGAGTAAAACTCGGTCTACTACATCAAAATTCCTCCATTTTATGtataattattcaaatataaagCCTTGCGTCTTTGTCCCTATTTGCGACATGAAGAGAGAGCACATCAGTTGACAATGAATGTGAACAGTGGATTGAACAGGCAATCTGCGCCTATTAAGAAAGGAACCTGAACAATGCTATAGTCAAATTACCTGTAtgtttttcttcataaaaagagtaatgctatttgtACCACATTTAATGATCACATTACTGACCACCTCTCTAATATAGGTGAGTTCCACATACATTAGTGGAGTCAACCATTAGAGAGGTGGTCGGCAATATGGTCAATAAATATGTTATAAATAGCATTGTTGTAAAAAGCCCATTATATTGTTCATTAGATAAATAGTAAATAGACAGAGAGATAATAGAAGCTACGAGTTGGACTAGTGGAAATAGAATGCAGAGCGTTGCGCGCGTCTTTTTTGGAGGTCCTAGGTTCGAGCCTCGACAACGTCGCCTTCTTCGTCTTCATCCTCTTGAGGCCTAGTCAACTATGtaatgttgtatttttttatttttttttttaataatctaCATTAGtaaattctgaattttatgTCTAGTTCATGGTTGTAAATGAGAATAATCAATTGAGGCTGTTTCTGTGAAGTTAGGGTTTAAGTTTGGTGATCATTTTGTCCACTATTTTGTTAAGCccttttcaaataatttcatGACAATGGTTCTACAATTTGTTCTATCTCTCAGAGTTCATCTCTCTGCGGTTTCGATATTCAAAGAAGACGATGAGTTCAGACGAAGCCAGAACCCTAGTCTCCACCAGACAGCCCTTCATCGAAGTCGAACAGGATCGCAGGGTAGAACAGCTGAAATTTACTGTTATGTCCCCCTCGGAGATTATGAAAATGGCGGAAGTTGAAATCTTTAGAGGCGTGTAATACGGTTCCGATTGAAAACCCATCGAGG
It encodes:
- the LOC18783579 gene encoding protein trichome birefringence-like 43 — protein: MGALGLGIAFALLVLLPSLEHQVHGKQSNYELKKCDIYQGRWVYDASYPLYDSSLCSFIENAFACQKNGRADELYLKYKWQPFACKLPRFDAEDFLERFRDKRIMFVGDSLSLNQWQSFTCMLHAASPESEYNFERIGSTSTFTFQSHNVSLMLQRNAFLVDMEHNKYGRVLKLNSIDHEDGLAWKEFDVLIFNTWHWWLHTGRKQPWEFIQDGNTLRQDMDRFVAYEKALRTWARWVDKNVDPTKTKVFFQSISPTHWNASFWGNPEGRNCTAETRPLAEQPYPRSPHPAQVIVERVLRGMSKPVNLLNVTALSRLRKDGHPSIYGNEGHRGMDCSHWCLPGVPDTWNLLLYTELIRN